The following are encoded together in the Pygocentrus nattereri isolate fPygNat1 chromosome 3, fPygNat1.pri, whole genome shotgun sequence genome:
- the LOC108437455 gene encoding zinc-binding protein A33-like — MASMLSMQIQCPVCLNTLRDPVCLPCEHSYCRVCLTRHLAVSADESTCPECRTPFSRADIRVNRTLRNIVDAARVHLEEHKALRDRAMTILTGQTQNATDKCPDHMETLRLYCETDQKPICVVCRDDRRHQGHRVKTLKDALQAKKEKAAEKLETLFTENEKLVELIGDQVDEILKTRERLKALTDQITEQFAQMCQFLKDKEVEIKALLEEEEDKLLRVMEVNLFRMEEMLTEVRVNQGLLMSALETDQPSQFLQWWAESGQSLVGETAAAGRIWSPAEDVSVTCDSLFLGPYETHLQFFVWKEMLTSIQPVPHHHAMETKGDQNVKVTPSGLSVQCKKGSVKKNKHGLPWLKTESSFRTGQYYWEVEVGQKLDWEIGVCGCESDKASKDTMLCFNSDFSYHIQQSGRLDKRPMRILTRPRKIGVYLDCERKQVSFYNADSMTLIETAMLSRSFPFSLCVSPGQYLNGKNSDPLTVCWY, encoded by the exons ATGGCTTCCATGCTATCCATGCAGATCCAGTGTCCAGTGTGTCTGAACACTTTAAGGGATCCGGTGTGTCTTCCATGCGAACACTCCTACTGTCGGGTTTGCCTCACCCGTCACTTGGCCGTGAGTGCTGATGAAAGCACCTGTCCAGAGTGCCGGACTCCCTTCAGCAGGGCTGATATTAGGGTCAACCGAACATTGAGGAACATTGTTGATGCTGCCAGAGTCCATCTGGAGGAGCACAAAGCCCTCAGAGACAGAGCAATGACCATTCTGACCGGACAAACCCAGAACGCCACAGACAAATGTCCCGACCACATGGAGACGCTCAGGCTATACTGTGAGACGGATCAGAAACCTATCTGTGTGGTCTGCAGAGATGACCGAAGACATCAGGGGCACAGGGTCAAAACCCTGAAAGATGCGCTCCAGGCCAAAAAG GAGAAGGCAGCTGAGAAGTTGGAAACTTTGTTCACTGAAAACGAGAAGCTGGTTGAGTTGATTGGCGACCAGGTTGACGAGATATTAAAAACAAGG gaGAGGTTGAAGGCGCTGACAGACCAGATTACCGAGCAGTTTGCACAAATGTGCCAGTTTCTGAAAGATAAAGAGGTGGAGATAAAGGcactgctggaggaggaggaggataaGCTTTTACGGGTTATGGAGGTAAATTTGTTTAGGATGGAGGAAATGTTGACAGAAGTGAGAGTGAATCAAGGACTTCTAATGTCGGCCCTGGAGACGGACCAACCCTCCCAGTTCCTGCAG TGGTGGGCCGAGAGTGGACAGTCTCTTGTTGGGgaaactgcagcagcaggaaGAAT ATGGTCACCAGCGGAGGATGTCAGTGTTACGTGTGACTCACTGTTTCTCGGCCCTTATGAGACTCACCTGCAGTTCTTTGTGTGGAAAGAGATGCTCACCTCCATCCAACCAG TGCCTCATCACCACGCTATGGAGACCAAAGGCGATCAAAATGTGAAAGTTACTCCCAGTGGGCTGAGCGTCCAGTGCAAGAAGGGCTCGGTGAAGAAGAACAAGCACGGCTTACCATGGCTGAAGACGGAGTCGTCGTTCAGGACGGGGCAGTACTACTGGGAAGTGGAGGTGGGGCAGAAGCTGGACTGGGAGATCGGGGTCTGTGGCTGTGAATCAGATAAAGCCAGCAAAGACACAATGCTGTGCTTCAACTCGGACTTCAGCTACCACATCCAGCAGTCCGGACGTTTGGACAAAAGGCCAATGCGTATTTTAACGCGCCCTAGAAAGATAGGCGTGTATCTGGACTGCGAGAGGAAGCAGGTTTCCTTTTACAACGCTGACAGTATGACTCTCATCGAGACAGCAATGTTGTCGAGGTcatttcccttttctctctgcgtctctcccGGGCAGTACCTGAACGGAAAGAACAGCGACCCACTCACAGTTTGTTGGTACTGA
- the trim109 gene encoding tripartite motif containing 109 isoform X2 — MDSRLSKQIQCSVCLGDFVDPVSLLCDHTFCRQCISNHSQTSRGLRLCPECRRPYTMWDLRSNRVLRNMVDAVREHLSAQQAQREQNAACGGPDGARAGPVVEPEKLVCSDHAERLKLFCETDQKLVCLICRDCEKHQGHKFKPVEEAAEPKKEMLREPLTFMSKENKELEELIKMQTTEITKTEEKSKQLAAQVSAQFEEMHQFLREKEQKVKTLLEKEERAVVEMMQKNRNEIEEKLNRGREEEAILHSVLETDRADGFLQWWIENGLEIVEGMRERNENGPESPQFKSRLKGLSVMPDYLFLGPYETHLQFFVWKEMLGSIKPVPDRNVISDCHDPYLRVSSDGRSVTRTSKKGIFYRQKDYRPLARTHKTFPSGQHYWEVDVGEKIDWSVGVDGGCISNTNKDIRLQLKHDQGYCIKEDGAETEKELAVKPRRIGLYLDCDRRQVCFYNADDMTVLHSTTYPSASPYSLSLSPGAYLQGRNTDPLTVCWN, encoded by the exons ATGGATTCTCGCCTCTCCAAGCAGATCCAGTGCTCCGTGTGTTTGGGGGACTTTGTGGACCCAGTCAGTCTGCTGTGTGACCACACGTTCTGCCGTCAGTGTATCAGCAATCACTCCCAGACAAGCAGGGGTCTCCGACTGTGTCCAGAATGTCGCCGGCCCTACACCATGTGGGACCTGCGCTCCAACCGAGTTCTCAGGAACATGGTGGACGCTGTGAGGGAACATCTATCAGCGCAACAAGCCCAGAGAGAACAAAACGCAGCCTGCGGCGGACCGGACGGCGCCAGAGCTGGGCCGGTGGTGGAGCCGGAGAAGCTGGTGTGTTCGGACCATGCTGAAAGATTGAAACTGTTCTGTGAAACAGATCAGAAATTAGTGTGTCTGATCTGTAGAGACTGCGAAAAACACCAAGGCCACAAGTTCAAACCAGTGGAAGAGGCAGCAGAACCCAAAAAG GAGATGCTGAGAGAGCCACTAACTTTCATGTCgaaagaaaacaaagagctggaggagctgaTAAAGATGCAGACGACTGAGATCACCAAAACTGAG GAGAAATCCAAGCAGCTTGCAGCTCAGGTATCTGCTCAGTTTGAGGAAATGCACCAGTtcctcagagagaaagagcagaaggTGAAGACGCTgctggagaaagaggagagagccGTGGTGGAGATGATGCAGAAGAATAGAAACGAGATAGAGGAGAAACtgaacagaggaagagaggaggaggcAATCCTCCACTCCGTCTTGGAGACTGATCGGGCTGATGGGTTCCTGCAG TGGTGGATTGAGAACGGGTTGGAAATCGTTGAGGGGATGAGAGAAAGGAATGAAAATGGCCCTGAGTCACCGCA GTTTAAGTCCAGGCTGAAAGGCCTCAGTGTTATGCCTGACTACCTGTTCCTCGGACCCTACGAGACGCATCTCCAGTTCTTCGTATGGAAGGAGATGCTTGGCTCCATTAAACCAG TTCCTGATCGTAACGTCATTTCTGACTGCCATGACCCGTACCTCAGGGTTTCCTCTGATGGCCGCAGCGTGACCCGCACGTCCAAAAAGGGCATTTTCTACCGGCAGAAAGACTACAGGCCTCTGGCCAGGACCCACAAGACCTTTCCTTCAGGACAGCATTACTGGGAGGTGGACGTGGGGGAGAAGATAGACTGGAGCGTGGGTGTGGATGGAGGGTGCATaagcaacacaaacaaagacatcAGGCTTCAGCTGAAACATGACCAAGGCTACTGTATTAAAGAGGACGGTGCTGAGACTGAAAAGGAGCTGGCGGTGAAGCCGCGGAGAATCGGGCTCTACCTGGACTGTGACAGGCGTCAGGTGTGTTTCTATAATGCTGACGATATGACTGTCCTCCACTCTACTACGTATCCTTCCGCCAGCCCTtactctctcagcctctcaccTGGAGCCTACCTGCAGGGCAGGAACACTGACCCACTGACCGTCTGCTGGAACTGA
- the LOC119263056 gene encoding nuclear factor 7, brain-like, with amino-acid sequence MASLSMQIRCGVCLNDLRDPVSIPCQHSYCRVCITRHLAVNGDENRCPECRSLFSRDDVRVNRALRNIVDAVRAHLEEHESLREPSMSTLRRPNQTSTDQCPNHFETFSLFCETDQKLICVACRRDRRHQGHRFKNLSEAFQANKLKAAERFDILVCENKTLVELIESQADEIKRTREQSKVLSDQLSEQFEQMHQFLRDKEDEVKALLLVEEDNLLERMEVNLFPMEEMLSEVKVNQGVLVSALEMDEPCQFLQWWAECGQSLIGETASSQRMPVSDVTVIRNTLFLGPYETDLKVTVCKVMLKSIQPGLPVSSASPLDRI; translated from the exons ATGGCTTCTTTGTCTATGCAGATTCGATGTGGAGTGTGCTTGAACGATTTAAGGGATCCGGTGTCTATTCCATGCCAACACTCCTACTGTAGAGTGTGCATCACCCGTCACCTGGCCGTGAATGGCGATGAAAACAGATGTCCAGAGTGCCGGAGTCTCTTTAGCAGGGATGATGTCAGGGTCAATCGGGCGTTGAGGAACATCGTGGACGCTGTTAGAGCCCATCTGGAGGAGCATGAATCCCTCAGAGAACCATCAATGTCCACCCTGAGGAGACCAAACCAGACCTCTACAGACCAATGTCCCAACCACTTCGAGACGTTCAGCCTTTTCTGTGAGACAGATCAGAAACTCATCTGTGTGGCCTGCAGAAGGGACCGAAGGCATCAGGGGCACAGGTTCAAAAATCTGAGTGAGGCATTCCAGGCCAATAAG TTGAAGGCAGCCGAGAGGTTTGACATTTTGGTCTGTGAAAACAAGACACTGGTGGAGTTGATTGAGAGCCAGGCTGACGAGATTAAAAGAACAAGG gAGCAGTCAAAGGTGCTGTCAGACCAGCTTTCTGAGCAGTTTGAGCAGATGCACCAGTTtctgagagataaagaggaCGAGGTAAAGGCACTGCTGTTGGTGGAGGAGGATAATCTTTTAGAACGTATGGAGGTAAACCTGTTTCCAATGGAGGAAATGTTGTCGGAAGTGAAAGTGAATCAAGGAGTGTTAGTGTCGGCCCTGGAGATGGACGAACCCTGCCAGTTCCTGCAG TGGTGGGCTGAGTGTGGACAGTCACTTATTGGGGAAACGGCGTCATCTCAACGAAT GCCTGTGAGTGATGTTACAGTTATTCGTAACACACTGTTCCTCGGGCCCTATGAGACTGACCTGAAGGTCACTGTCTGTAAAGTGATGCTCAAATCCATCCAACCAG GTTTGCCTGTTTCCTCTGCATCTCCGCTGGACAGAATCTGA
- the trim109 gene encoding tripartite motif containing 109 isoform X1 translates to MDSRLSKQIQCSVCLGDFVDPVSLLCDHTFCRQCISNHSQTSRGLRLCPECRRPYTMWDLRSNRVLRNMVDAVREHLSAQQAQREQNAACGGPDGARAGPVVEPEKLVCSDHAERLKLFCETDQKLVCLICRDCEKHQGHKFKPVEEAAEPKKEMLREPLTFMSKENKELEELIKMQTTEITKTEEKSKQLAAQVSAQFEEMHQFLREKEQKVKTLLEKEERAVVEMMQKNRNEIEEKLNRGREEEAILHSVLETDRADGFLQWWIENGLEIVEGMRERNENGPESPHIGAHFRFKSRLKGLSVMPDYLFLGPYETHLQFFVWKEMLGSIKPVPDRNVISDCHDPYLRVSSDGRSVTRTSKKGIFYRQKDYRPLARTHKTFPSGQHYWEVDVGEKIDWSVGVDGGCISNTNKDIRLQLKHDQGYCIKEDGAETEKELAVKPRRIGLYLDCDRRQVCFYNADDMTVLHSTTYPSASPYSLSLSPGAYLQGRNTDPLTVCWN, encoded by the exons ATGGATTCTCGCCTCTCCAAGCAGATCCAGTGCTCCGTGTGTTTGGGGGACTTTGTGGACCCAGTCAGTCTGCTGTGTGACCACACGTTCTGCCGTCAGTGTATCAGCAATCACTCCCAGACAAGCAGGGGTCTCCGACTGTGTCCAGAATGTCGCCGGCCCTACACCATGTGGGACCTGCGCTCCAACCGAGTTCTCAGGAACATGGTGGACGCTGTGAGGGAACATCTATCAGCGCAACAAGCCCAGAGAGAACAAAACGCAGCCTGCGGCGGACCGGACGGCGCCAGAGCTGGGCCGGTGGTGGAGCCGGAGAAGCTGGTGTGTTCGGACCATGCTGAAAGATTGAAACTGTTCTGTGAAACAGATCAGAAATTAGTGTGTCTGATCTGTAGAGACTGCGAAAAACACCAAGGCCACAAGTTCAAACCAGTGGAAGAGGCAGCAGAACCCAAAAAG GAGATGCTGAGAGAGCCACTAACTTTCATGTCgaaagaaaacaaagagctggaggagctgaTAAAGATGCAGACGACTGAGATCACCAAAACTGAG GAGAAATCCAAGCAGCTTGCAGCTCAGGTATCTGCTCAGTTTGAGGAAATGCACCAGTtcctcagagagaaagagcagaaggTGAAGACGCTgctggagaaagaggagagagccGTGGTGGAGATGATGCAGAAGAATAGAAACGAGATAGAGGAGAAACtgaacagaggaagagaggaggaggcAATCCTCCACTCCGTCTTGGAGACTGATCGGGCTGATGGGTTCCTGCAG TGGTGGATTGAGAACGGGTTGGAAATCGTTGAGGGGATGAGAGAAAGGAATGAAAATGGCCCTGAGTCACCGCA CATTGGTGCCCATTTCAGGTTTAAGTCCAGGCTGAAAGGCCTCAGTGTTATGCCTGACTACCTGTTCCTCGGACCCTACGAGACGCATCTCCAGTTCTTCGTATGGAAGGAGATGCTTGGCTCCATTAAACCAG TTCCTGATCGTAACGTCATTTCTGACTGCCATGACCCGTACCTCAGGGTTTCCTCTGATGGCCGCAGCGTGACCCGCACGTCCAAAAAGGGCATTTTCTACCGGCAGAAAGACTACAGGCCTCTGGCCAGGACCCACAAGACCTTTCCTTCAGGACAGCATTACTGGGAGGTGGACGTGGGGGAGAAGATAGACTGGAGCGTGGGTGTGGATGGAGGGTGCATaagcaacacaaacaaagacatcAGGCTTCAGCTGAAACATGACCAAGGCTACTGTATTAAAGAGGACGGTGCTGAGACTGAAAAGGAGCTGGCGGTGAAGCCGCGGAGAATCGGGCTCTACCTGGACTGTGACAGGCGTCAGGTGTGTTTCTATAATGCTGACGATATGACTGTCCTCCACTCTACTACGTATCCTTCCGCCAGCCCTtactctctcagcctctcaccTGGAGCCTACCTGCAGGGCAGGAACACTGACCCACTGACCGTCTGCTGGAACTGA